From a single Thermothielavioides terrestris NRRL 8126 chromosome 1, complete sequence genomic region:
- a CDS encoding glycoside hydrolase family 64 protein (CAZy_ID 269904), with amino-acid sequence MPASLTIQLVNQSTSENVYSYITGLAIQHGMARVFLKADGTSLYFPEPPPAGRILQPLTEDCAIPLGPPGNSVTAIIPQMAGGRIWFSVEDKLTFLRNPGGPGGGAALVEPSILNPSDPNADVDFAFCEFTLNNDQLFANISYVDFVPRLPIALTLQTHGGAVQHVSGMPPDGLDKVCAGLRAQAAKDGWPWDRLIVQRQGQARPLRALSPTHGDAVGASFAGYFEPLVEAAWNRYAQKQQQQQQKPHHRFRLPLLDRGPEPAPPPPQPQTVLRINTQSAHGTLKGIVPAASPNQLVIGGEAFARPTTADILGCNSGPFATGGGGGAAAVRNAIIPRLAAAFQRGCVAAADVPEHPSHPATFYRAGGPANHYARVVHECNLDGKGYAFAYDDVQPDGGEDQSGKVNAGDPRVLVVAVGGGGAYVGDRMP; translated from the coding sequence ATGCCCGCCTCGCTGACGATCCAGCTCGTCAACCAATCGACTTCAGAGAATGTTTACTCATATATCACAGGACTGGCAATTCAACATGGCATGGCGCGCGTCTTCCTGAAGGCTGACGGCACCAGCCTCTACTTCCCTGAACCACCACCGGCTGGCAGGATCCTGCAACCGCTGACAGAGGACTGTGCCATCCCGCTCGGCCCTCCTGGCAACTCCGTGACCGCGATCATTCCGCAGATGGCTGGCGGTCGCATTTGGTTCAGTGTCGAGGACAAGCTCACGTTCCTGCGCAACCctggcgggcccggcggcggcgccgccctcgttGAGCCCTCCATCCTCAACCCAAGCGACCCAAACGCCGACGTCGACTTCGCCTTTTGCGAGTTCACGCTCAACAATGACCAGCTGTTCGCCAACATCAGCTACGTCGATTTCGTCCCGCGCCTGCCCATCGCCCTGACGCTGCAGacgcacggcggcgccgttcAGCACGTCAGCGGCATGCCGCCAGACGGGCTGGACAAGGTGTGCGCTGGGCTCCGAGCCCAGGCTGCAAAGGATGGTTGGCCTTGGGATAGACTCATCGTGCAGCGCCAGGGGCAGGCCAGGCCGCTTCGCGCTCTCAGCCCGACCCACGGCGATGCGGTCGGAGCCAGTTTCGCAGGGTACTTTGAGCCATTGGTGGAAGCTGCATGGAACAGATACGcccagaagcagcagcagcagcagcagaaacCCCATCACAGATTCCGCCTCCCCCTTCTCGACCGCGGCCCAGAgcccgcaccaccacccccacaGCCCCAGACCGTGCTACGCATCAACACGCAATCCGCGCACGGCACGCTCAAGGGCATCGTcccggccgcgtcgccgaacCAGCTCGTCATCGGCGGGGAGGCGTTCGcgcggccgacgacggccgacATCCTGGGGTGCAACAGCGGGCCGTTcgcgacgggcggcggcggcggcgcggcggccgtgcgCAACGCCATCATCCCGCggctcgcggccgccttccAGCGCGGgtgcgtcgccgccgccgacgtgcCCGAGCACCCGTCGCACCCGGCGACGTTCtaccgcgccggcggccccgcGAATCACTATGCCCGTGTTGTGCACGAGTGCAACCTCGACGGGAAGGGGTATGCGTTCGCGTATGACGATGTCCAGCCTGACGGCGGGGAGGATCAGAGTGGGAAGGTGAATGCGGGGGATCCGAGGGTGTTGGTCGTCGCGGTCGGGGGTGGGGGTGCGTACGTGGGTGATCGCATGCCTTGA
- a CDS encoding glycoside hydrolase family 93 protein (CAZy_ID 269905) gives MQLKTLALAATAVATAAAQFQNLPPGYTNRTKPRPFSTFGFNIIYQPDYHHNIIYPRIVELDCGVILATASLNTTPGVFPVFRSKDGGASWTWFSNITDQHNGLGMDAQPALGPVLPAAVGDWPAGTILASGNSWGNSSGFIDLYGSKDKGKTWQYISNVAKGAGLGGGLNLTGDTNGNHIFEPTIWYDNGTVGVFYSDERDPAHSQKLSHQVSTDLVNWGPVVDDVAFPRWSDRPGMTTVAYVPPLKQYILTHEYPGGESWNGENYPVHYRLSSSPWAFNNATSIPLSVNGRQAGSSPTVVWTPAGGPNGTIIVSDATYSDVFMNRFAGQPDMWEAHAIAQPDGYSRALHVMRHNPDHIMIMGAAHWPGADVPGAVRPLSVTVFSVEETLRRPPRDAYPVNRYW, from the exons ATGCAACTGAAGACGcttgccctcgccgccacggcggtagccacggcggcagcgcagTTCCAGAACCTGCCGCCAGGCTATACCAACAGGACCAAGCCTCGGCCCTTTAGCACCTTTGGCTTCAACATCATCTACCAGCCGGACTACCATCACAACATCATCTACCCGAGGATCGTGGAGCTCGACTGCGGCGTGATCCTCGCGACGGCGAGTCTGAACACCACTCCGGGCGTGTTCCCTGTGTTTCGGAGcaaggacggcggcgcgagctGGACGTGGTTCAGCAACATCACGGATCAGCACAACGGGCTCGGCATGGATgcgcagccggcgctggGCCCCGTTCTACCCGCCGCCGTGGGCGACTGGCCTGCCGGGACGATCCTGGCCAGCGGCAACAGCTGGGGCAATTCTAGCGGGTTTATCGACCTGTACGGCAGCAAGGACAAGGGCAAGACGTGGCAATACATCAGCAATGTCGCCAAgggcgccgggctgggcggcggccttaACTTGACCGGCGACACGAACGGCAACCACATCTTCGAGCCGACGATCTG GTACGACAATGGCACCGTGGGGGTCTTCTACTCGGACGAGCGCGACCCGGCGCACTCGCAGAAGCTCTCCCACCAGGTGTCGACCGACCTCGTGAACTGGGGCCCCGTGGTCGACGACGTCGCGTTTCCGCGCTGGTCAGACCGGCCGGGCATGACGACGGTCGCGTATGTGCCGCCGCTGAAGCAGTACATCCTGACGCACGAGTACCCGGGGGGCGAATCGTGGAACGGGGAGAACTACCCGGTGCACTACCGGCTGTCGAGCTCGCCGTGGGCGTTCAACAACGCCACGAGCATCCCGCTGTCGGTCAACGGGCGGCAGGCCGGGTCGAGCCCGACGGTCGTGTGGacgccggcgggcgggccCAACGGCACCATCATCGTCAGCGACGCGACCTACTCGGACGTGTTCATGAACCGCTtcgccggccagcccgaCATGTGGGAGGCGCACGCGATCGCCCAGCCCGACGGCTACAGCCGCGCGCTGCACGTCATGCGCCACAACCCGGACCACATCATGATCATGGGCGCCGCGCACTGGCCCGGTGCCGACGTGCCCGGCGCCGTGCGGCCGCTGTCCGTGACGGTGTTCAGCGTCGAGGAGACGCTGAGGAGACCCCCTAGGGATGCCTACCCGGTGAACAGGTACTGGTGA